The nucleotide sequence GCGCCGACCGTGGCCAGCGTGAAGTGCTCGAGGAACAGCCCGATACCGAGGGCCGTGATGACCGCCGAGACCCGCGGCGCGTCCCGGAGCGGCCGGTACGCCAGCCGCTCGATGGTGACCCCGAGGGCGGCCGTGGCGACCATGCTGAACAGCAGGGTCGCCACGAAAGGCCACCTCAACACCGCGGCGGCGAAGAAGCCCAGGAAGGCGCCCACCATGAAGATGTCGCCATGGGCGAAGTTGATGAGCCGGAGCACCCCGTACACCATGGAGTAGCCCAGGGCGATGAGGGCGTAGACCGACCCGAGCTGCAGCGCGTTGACGATCTGTTGAGCGATGTAGAAGGCCAAGGTGAGCGCCTGCCTGCCCTACGCCGTCAAGGCGTCGCGGTCGTGAAGTATTTGAACTGCCCGTTCTTGATCTGGATCACCACGGCGCTCTTGATGGGGTCGCCCGATCCGGCGAACTGCATCGTGCCGGTCACTCCGTCGTACCGCTCGATGGAGGCGAGGGCATCTCGTACGGCCTGGCGATCGGGCTTGCCCGCCTTCTCGAGCGCGGTCACCAGCAGCCCGAAGGCGTCGTACGTGAGGGCGGCCACGTCGTCCGGGAGGCTCCCGTAACGCTCCTGGTAGCGCTTGATGAACGTCTGGGCGGTGGGGGTGGCGATGTCGGGCGCGTAGTGGGTGGTGTACATGAGCCCTTCCATGTCGGAGCCTCCCAGCTCCAGGAGCCCCGCGAAGCCCCAGGAGTCGGAGCCGATGATCGGGACGTTGAGCCCGATCTGCCGGGCCTGCTGGACCTGCAGCGGCACCTCGCTGTAGTAGTTGGGCAGGAAGAGGATGTCAGGCCTCGCCGCCCGGATCTTGGTGAGCTGGGAGAGGAAGTCTTTGTCCCCGGTGGTGTAGGTCTCGAACGCGACCACCTGGCCGCCGAGCCTGGTGAAGCTCTGGCGGAACACTTCCGCGATGCCCTTGTTGTACTCGCTCGCGACGTCGTAGAGGACGGCCGCTCGCTGCGCCTTGAAGTGCTGGCGGGCGAAGGATGCGACGACCTGCCCCTGGAAGTCGTCCGTGAAGCAAGCGCGGAAGACCCACTGCTTGCCCTTGGTCGCATTGGGGTTGGTCGACCAGGGCGTAATCATGGGGGCGTGGGCCGATTCGGCCACGTCGGCGGCCGGCACCGCGTTGCGGCTGGCGTTGGGGCCGATCATGGCCAGCACGCCGTTTTGGAAGTACAGCTTCTGGGCGACGGCGACGGCCGACTGCGCCTTGTCTTCGTTGTCCTCGACCAGCAGGCGGATCGTGTAGCGCTGGTTACCGACCTTCACACCGCCGGCCTGGTTGATCTCGTCCACGGCCAGGCGCGCTCCGTTGAGGCTGGATTGGCCGACCTGGGGGATGCTCCCGGTGAGCTCCACGTTGAGACCGATCGCGATCTCCGCCGCCAGGGCGGGCAAGACCCACCCGAGGGCCAGGACCAGCCCCAGGGCCACGACAATCCATGGCATTCGGCTGCTGCGCACGGCAAAACACCCCTCCCTGCCTTTCCGATAGGCGCCGCTTCCGGATACCCGATTCACGGGAAAGCGTCGGTAACGAGATGCCCTATCCATTCGCTGGACCCCCGGCCTTTCCTTCCGGAACAACGGCCGGGTGCGGCAAGGGGGGAGGAAGGGGGGGCGCTCAGGCAGGCTGCAGGCTGGTGACGGGGGCGGGGACGGGCCACGACGCGCTGGCCGTCGGGAGCGAGCGGCGGCCCATGACCGGGCCGAGGCGGCCGGCCATCTCGGGGTCGAGCGGCGCCTGGGGGAAGAAGCGGCGCACGACGGCGGCGACCGCGTGCTCCGACGCCGGCGGCGCCACGAAGTCGGCGGCCGCAAGGAGCTCGGGCTCCGCGTCCAGGACGGCTACGCCGGCGCCCGCCAGCTGGATCATCTGGAGGTCGTTGAGGGCGTTGCCCACGGCCACGACCTCGGCCGGGCGAAGGCGCAACCACCGCAAGAGGTACGCGAGGCCCGCCGCCTTGCTGACGCCGGGCGCCATCACCTCCACACAATCGGGCGCCGAGCGCAAGAGGCCGAACAGGTGCCCGAACTCCGGCCGGGCGGCCTCCCGGGCGAAGGCGTCGGCCGCCTCCGGGTCGGGAGCGAGCAAGAGCACCTTGACGGCTCCCCCCTCGCGCCACCACGGCGCATGCCCGGTCGCTCCCGCAGGCCACGGCGGTAGCAGGTGCTCCCGGTCCTCGATCAGCAGGTGATCGCGCAGCCGTTCACCCCCTGCCACCGGGGTGATGCCAGAGCGGCCATACACGAAACCGGCCAGAGCGGATCGGCCGGCCAGCCGGACGACGGCGTCCACGGCCTCTGGCGCCAGATGCTGCTGGAAGCAGACCGTCCCGTCCTCTTTGACCACCTGAGCGCCGTTGAACGTGACGACGGGCAGCCGGATGCCGAGGCGCCGGGCCAACGGCAGGGTTGCGGCGGCGGTGCGACCGGTGGCGAGCGTGACCGGCAGGCCGCGCTCCACCAGCCGGCGCAGCGCGTGCTCGTTGATCTCGCTCAAGCGGCCGCCTGTGTCCAGGAGGGTGCCGTCGATGTCGGAAACCAAGAAACGAGGCACCATGCGGTTCGCTCATCCTCTCCTCTCACGGGGGCTTCTCATGCCCATTTTCAAGACTATACCCGGGCAGGCGGCTGCAGGTCAACGTTGGGCAACAAATGCCTGAACCTTCTGTTGCGGCGCTTTTCGCGGCTGCCCGGGCCGCGGCCGTCACCGCGAGGCCTGCGTCGTCAAAGCCTGCTGCAGGGCACCGGCGGCCGCGTGCAAGAGCCGGCGCACGTCCTCGGTGGAATCGGGAGCTCCTTCGCCCTCCGACAAGAGCGGCACGACCACCTTCTCCATCCATGCGGCGTCGAACTCCCACAGCGCCGGATGGGCTGGCAGGGATCGCGCACACGGCGCCGAGACCCTGGCGGCGATGGTGGCCTGGTCACGGTCGGGGTCGCTGAGGGGCATCCATCCGGCGCGGGCAACGGCCTCGGCCAGGTAGCCGACCGCTTCGAGCGCCCGTGCCGAGGCCGGCTGCGAGGCAGCGACTCCCTCGCTCCATGCCCACGTGGCGCACCCCGCCGGCCCTCGCGGAACGGGCGAGACCGACGCCCTGAAGCCGGCCGGCCCAGAGGGGCCTGCGGCGTCCCCGGCGAACGGCCCCGGGCGCGCCGGCGTTTCCAGCGGGTCGGAGAAGAGGCCCATCACGAAGGGCGCCTGGCTCGCTCGGAAGAGGAGATCGGGCGGCTCGGTCCAGCTGCGGGGCGCCGGAGGGCTGATCCCGGTGCGTACGAAGTCCCGGTAGTAGGTCGCTGCCTGCACGACGGGTTCTTCGGCGGTCCAGGGCCGGCCGTCGACCATGAGCTCTCCCCCTGCCTGCCAGACGAACATGACCATGGGCGGCCAGCCGTTCACTCCCATGCCCCACCGGGCCGTCCCCGACGCCTGCACCCTCCTGGCGGCCTCCGTCAGGTCTTGCCAGCTCCAGCCGGTCTGTGGGGGCAGGACGCCGGCCTGCCGGAGCTGGTCCTCGTTGGCGTACAGGAGCACCGGATCGAGGAAAGCCGGCACGGCCCACACCCGCCCACCGAGCTCGAAGGGAGTGAGGGCGGCCGGATGGCCTCCGTAAGGGGCCACCCGATCGGTCACGTCCGCCAGGAAGCCCCGGGCGGCCAGCCGCGCGGCGGTCATGGCATCGACGACGACCAGGGGCGGCGCCCGCCGTTCGGCGAGGGCCAGCGTCAGGCGGGCGGTATAGTCGTCCCAGATGGGCTCGAGGGCGAGCTGGAGGTGGGGGTGGGCGCGGCGCGCCAGCTCCGCGACGTGCCGCCAGAGGGGCAGGTAACCCCCGCGGGCCGGTACCCACATCGTAATCGGTTCACCCGTCGCCGGGGAGGCGCGCGCCGGGCGGTAGGGCCCGGCGACGAGTATCAGGGCCGCCAGCACGGCGGCCATCGCTTGCTTGCTCACGGGACCATGGTACCCCGGGTGCGGCCTTTCCGGTACCGCCCTTCGTGCTTGACGACGGGCGCCGGGCCGGGAGATACTCAAGCATGGTCGGCTGTGCACGCGCAGGAGGCAGGGAAAGCCGTTGGAGCGTTCGTCCGACATCCTCAAGCGGATCAACGAACTGGCCGCGGAGCGGCTGCGGCTTTGGTCCAAGGGCCATCTGACGGATCAGGACCGGGAGCGAATCGGGCGGATCACGATGGAGCTGGACCGCCTGTGGGAGAAGCGCCGGGAGGAGCGGGCAGCGCTCGCCCACGGCATGCCCATCCGCCGCATCCTCGCCGGCGATCTGAGGAGGCCGGAGGCGCCCGTCTCCTCGCCCGATTCCCAGGGCCCCCGCTGACGGGGCGGCCATCAGGCGAGCGCGTCTTCTCCATGCTCCGGCTTTTCGATGCCTCCGGCCGGGCGCCGGAGCCCGTAGATCCCCCCGAGTCCATCTACGATGCGATACGCTGGCCCGCCGCACCGGAGGACCGGCCCTATGTCGCGCTCAACATGGTCACGACCGTCGACGGCAAGGCCACCCTGCTCCGGGGGAGGCATCGCCGGCCCATCGGGAGCGCGGTGGACCGTGCGCTCATGGTCCGGCTGCGGGCCTGGGTGGGGGCGGTCGTGAGGGGCGCCGGGACGGTACGCCAGGCTCCCTACTACCCCTCCCTCCCGGAGGGGGTACCGGATCGGCGCCGGCAAGCAGGGCTCGACCCGCTGCCGCTGGTGGTCATCCTCTCCTCCTCGGGCTCGTTGCCCACCGAGGTGCCCCTGTTCCGGCAGGCGCCCCGCAGGCCCGTGGTGTTCACGGGACCCGGGGCCGCACCCGAGACCCTCCGGCGCCTCCGGGAAGTGGCGGACGTGCTCCCCGTGCCCGTGACGGGGCCCGACTCCATCCGGTGGGTGCTGCGCACCCTGCGGTCCCGTTGGGGCGTCCAGGCCGTCCTGAGCGAAGGCGGCCCTACCCTCAACTCGGCCTTTTTCCGGGCGGGTTGCGTCGACGAGTTGTTCTGGACGGTGGCTCCCCGCATCGCCGGCACATCGGACGATCTCTCCCTGGTGGAGGGCCAGGGGCTCATCGACCCCATGCCCACCCTGCGGCTCCAAAGCGCGCATCTTCATGAAGACGAGCTGTACTTGCGTTACCGGGTCCTTCCCTGACAGGCGGCCGCGGCCGGCAGGTGGCCCTGAGCCGCCCTCTTTTCTGGCAGGGACATCCGTCATGTCTCCACGTAGCGGCACATGAAGCCGGGCCGGGCCGGAGCCGGGGGGTAAGGGTGGACCCGCCGGATGCGGAAGTCGAACCGGCAGTAGCTGACGAAGTCGTGGACCCCGGAGAGCTCGATGTCGGCCACGGGGATGGGGTCGCCGTCCGGGACGGCCAGAGCGACCTCTCCCATCGTGCCAGGAGTCAGGTGCCCGCTCACGATGTCCTCCGCCACCTCGGGGTCCATGTCGGCCACGCGATAGGCGAGGTGGTACATCTTGCCGGGCCCCAGGCTCCGCAAGTTGTCGGCGACCCAGGAGTTCTTGACGAGCAGCTGCAGCACTCGACCCGCCATGCCGCCTCCAGCATATGCGCCCGGCCCGGCCTTGGGGTCCGCCCCCGCGGACCCGTTGAGCCAAGGCAAATGTCCCTTGCCGCCGGACCCGGTGCTTCGTTAGACTGCGACAGGGGGCTGGCCGCTTGCGAGCTCGCCGGATGGCCAGTGCAGCCGCGCTGGCGGTGGCAGCCGCCTTCCTTGCGGGGGCGGTCTGGTACAATCGCAGCCTCGGCAGCCAGGCCGAGCTCGGCCGGCCCGTGCCCGCCTTCCGGCTCGCCGACCTGCGCAACCGGCCGGTGGAGACGCCGGCCCTGGCAGGGCGACCTTACGTCATCAACTTCTGGACCACCTGGTGCGAGCCGTGCCGGGAGGAGATCCCCTCGCTCGAGGCTTTCTACCGGCGCTTCGGCGACCGCATGCCGATCGTCGGCGTCAACGTGCGGGAGCCGGCCGGCACGGTGGAGCGGTTCGTGCAGGCGTTCGCCATGACCTATCCGGTCGTCCGGGACGTGGACGGCAAGGTGGCCGAGCGGTTCCGAGTGCGAGGGTATCCCGAGAGCTGGCTCGTGGGGGCCGACGGGGTGGCCCGGCGGTACTGGCCCGGCCCTCTCACGTTCGAAACCCTGGAGCAGGCGTACCGGGAGGTCACCGGGCAACCCATCGCCGCGGGAAGCGCCCGGGGCGGCCCGCTACCGGCCGGCGACGCGGCCGTCGCCGCGGTCAGCGCCGGCCGCGACCTTTTCCTGGTGACCTCGGGCCGCATCCTCCAGGGTGACGTGCGCAGATGGGACCGGCCGGAGGCCTGGCGTGCACTGCCGCTCCCGGAGGGCGCCGGCGGCCCGCGGCCTGTCGTCACGGCGGCCACTGCCGCTTCGGGTCAGGAGGGGCTGGTGGTGGCCCTCGAGCGGGAGACGGGGGACGAGGTGTGGGCCTACGACCCCGGAGCTGCCCGGTGGAGCCGCCAGGCCATCGTCCCCGGGCGCGTGCTCTCCCTGTCTCCCCTGACAGGGGGCAACTACCTGGCCTGGGTGGAGGGGCAGGGGCTCGTCGTCGTGGACGGGGCCGGGCGCTCCAACCCCCTCGTGTCGCAGGAGCTGCCCCTGCCGGCCCGGCAGGCCCACGCGAGCGTGGTGGGGGAGTGGGTGGTGGCCGCCACGCCCGTGGGGGTGCTGCGCGCCCCGGCCGGCGACGGGGGTGTCCCGCTTGCGGGCGGGACCATTCGCTTCAGCCCGACGCGCCTTGCCGAGCCGGCCCGTTGGGTGATGCCATGGGGCCGGGAGTGGCTCGTAGCCACTCAGACGGGTCTGTACCGCTACGACCCTCGCGACGACCAGGCGGCCCCGCTGCCGGGTACCCCGGTGCGAGCGTTCGCGGCGCTCGCTCCGTTGCCCGGTGGGCGGGTGGCCGCGGTGGCGGCCGACGGGGACCTGTACCAGGTGGACCCGGCGGACCCGGCCGGCGGCTGGCAACTCTCGCCGATCGCCAGGGGGGTGCCGTGATGGCGCACGGGCCGAGCCTCGCCCGCACCCGGGCCACGGGGGTGGAGATCGCGGTCTGGAGCGTGATCTTGCTGGTGGCAGTGGTCACGGCGGCCGGGCTCGCCTCGTCGCTCTCCGGCATGGCCCAGGAGACGACCGTCGAAGCGCGAGCCAGGGCCATTGCCCGGGAGCTGAGCTGCCCC is from Limnochorda sp. L945t and encodes:
- a CDS encoding ABC transporter substrate-binding protein yields the protein MSKQAMAAVLAALILVAGPYRPARASPATGEPITMWVPARGGYLPLWRHVAELARRAHPHLQLALEPIWDDYTARLTLALAERRAPPLVVVDAMTAARLAARGFLADVTDRVAPYGGHPAALTPFELGGRVWAVPAFLDPVLLYANEDQLRQAGVLPPQTGWSWQDLTEAARRVQASGTARWGMGVNGWPPMVMFVWQAGGELMVDGRPWTAEEPVVQAATYYRDFVRTGISPPAPRSWTEPPDLLFRASQAPFVMGLFSDPLETPARPGPFAGDAAGPSGPAGFRASVSPVPRGPAGCATWAWSEGVAASQPASARALEAVGYLAEAVARAGWMPLSDPDRDQATIAARVSAPCARSLPAHPALWEFDAAWMEKVVVPLLSEGEGAPDSTEDVRRLLHAAAGALQQALTTQASR
- a CDS encoding RibD family protein, which gives rise to MLRLFDASGRAPEPVDPPESIYDAIRWPAAPEDRPYVALNMVTTVDGKATLLRGRHRRPIGSAVDRALMVRLRAWVGAVVRGAGTVRQAPYYPSLPEGVPDRRRQAGLDPLPLVVILSSSGSLPTEVPLFRQAPRRPVVFTGPGAAPETLRRLREVADVLPVPVTGPDSIRWVLRTLRSRWGVQAVLSEGGPTLNSAFFRAGCVDELFWTVAPRIAGTSDDLSLVEGQGLIDPMPTLRLQSAHLHEDELYLRYRVLP
- a CDS encoding HAD family hydrolase, which encodes MVPRFLVSDIDGTLLDTGGRLSEINEHALRRLVERGLPVTLATGRTAAATLPLARRLGIRLPVVTFNGAQVVKEDGTVCFQQHLAPEAVDAVVRLAGRSALAGFVYGRSGITPVAGGERLRDHLLIEDREHLLPPWPAGATGHAPWWREGGAVKVLLLAPDPEAADAFAREAARPEFGHLFGLLRSAPDCVEVMAPGVSKAAGLAYLLRWLRLRPAEVVAVGNALNDLQMIQLAGAGVAVLDAEPELLAAADFVAPPASEHAVAAVVRRFFPQAPLDPEMAGRLGPVMGRRSLPTASASWPVPAPVTSLQPA
- a CDS encoding TlpA disulfide reductase family protein, encoding MRARRMASAAALAVAAAFLAGAVWYNRSLGSQAELGRPVPAFRLADLRNRPVETPALAGRPYVINFWTTWCEPCREEIPSLEAFYRRFGDRMPIVGVNVREPAGTVERFVQAFAMTYPVVRDVDGKVAERFRVRGYPESWLVGADGVARRYWPGPLTFETLEQAYREVTGQPIAAGSARGGPLPAGDAAVAAVSAGRDLFLVTSGRILQGDVRRWDRPEAWRALPLPEGAGGPRPVVTAATAASGQEGLVVALERETGDEVWAYDPGAARWSRQAIVPGRVLSLSPLTGGNYLAWVEGQGLVVVDGAGRSNPLVSQELPLPARQAHASVVGEWVVAATPVGVLRAPAGDGGVPLAGGTIRFSPTRLAEPARWVMPWGREWLVATQTGLYRYDPRDDQAAPLPGTPVRAFAALAPLPGGRVAAVAADGDLYQVDPADPAGGWQLSPIARGVP
- a CDS encoding ABC transporter substrate-binding protein, yielding MRSSRMPWIVVALGLVLALGWVLPALAAEIAIGLNVELTGSIPQVGQSSLNGARLAVDEINQAGGVKVGNQRYTIRLLVEDNEDKAQSAVAVAQKLYFQNGVLAMIGPNASRNAVPAADVAESAHAPMITPWSTNPNATKGKQWVFRACFTDDFQGQVVASFARQHFKAQRAAVLYDVASEYNKGIAEVFRQSFTRLGGQVVAFETYTTGDKDFLSQLTKIRAARPDILFLPNYYSEVPLQVQQARQIGLNVPIIGSDSWGFAGLLELGGSDMEGLMYTTHYAPDIATPTAQTFIKRYQERYGSLPDDVAALTYDAFGLLVTALEKAGKPDRQAVRDALASIERYDGVTGTMQFAGSGDPIKSAVVIQIKNGQFKYFTTATP